The genomic region CGGTGCCACGCTAAGAAGGCGACCGTTGCAGCAAACCCGGCTTCGTCGGTGATCGGCAGAGCCGCCACCAGCAGCAGGGCGATTATGGTGGCCGCCGTGCGTTCCCAGACCGACAGCCGCCCGAGCAGCCAACCGGTCGAGGCGGCGCCCCACAGCACGATGGCGACCAAGGCTTTCACGACGATATAGCCAACCGCGAGCGGGGTGACGTTGCTGCCTTGCAGCATCAGTTCCGGCGCGTAAACCGCCATAAACGGCACGACATAGCCCGCCGCGCCAATGCGGGTGGCGATCCAGCCGATTTCCATATGCCCGGCCTTGGCGATGGATTGCGCCGCCAGGGCCGCGAGCGCGACCGGGGGCGTCAAATCCGCCATGATGCCGAAGTAGAAGCAGAACATATGCGCGATCAGCGGCGGCACGCCCATCTTCTCCAGCACCGGCGCGGCGATGGAGGAGGTGATGATGTAGTTCGGAATGGTCGGCAGCCCGGTGCCCAGCACCAAACAGACGATCATCGTCAGCACCAAGGCAATCGCCAGATTATTCCCGGCGAGATCCAAGATCATCCCGGCAACCGTGGTTGCGAGACCGGTCAGGGTCATGATGCCGATGAGAATACCGACGAGCGCGCAGGCGACGCCGACGCCCAGCGCTGATTTCGCGCCATCGGCCAACCCATCGAGCAGCAGCCGCAGGGTGTCCCAGCCCTTCATCGCGGCGCAGACCACGACCATCAGCGCGACGCCGAGCATTAGCGTCGCCGCGATGGACAGCGCACCGGATGCCGCCAGCGCCCCTAAGGCGGCGCCCAAGGAAATCCAGGCAATCGCCCGCATCGGGCCAGACGCAACCATACCGAAGCTCGCCCCGCCCAGGATCAAGAGGATCGTCAAACTAAGGCCGACCACCCCGGCGAATAGAGGCGTGAAGCCGGAGAACAGCATATAGACCAGTGCCGCCAACGGCAGGGCCAGATGCCAATTGCGTTTCAACGACGCCCAAACGGCGGGCCGTTGATCGGCGGGCAGGCCCTTCAGCCCATATTTCCCAGCCTCCAGATGCACCATCCAGAAAGCGGAGAAATAATAGAGCAGCGCCGGAATAATCGCCGCCAGGGCGATTTCGGCATAGGGCAGTTCCAACCGCTCGGCCATGATGAAGGCCACCGCGCCCATCACCGGCGGCATGATCTGCCCGCCCATGCTGGCCGTCGCCTCCACCGCCCCGGCAAAAGCCGGGCGATAGCCGAAGCGGATCATCAGCGGAATGGTGAACTGCCCCGTGGTCAGCACATTGGCGACGCCCGAGCCGTTGATCGTTCCCATCAGGCCGGAGGAGATGACCGCCACCTTGGCCGGTCCGCCCTTGGTATGGCCGACCGTGCCGAGGGCCACATCATTGAACAGCCCGATCATCCCAGCCTTTTCCAAAAAGGCGCCAAACAAGATGAAGAGAAAGATGAAGGTGGCGGAAACCGCCGTCGGCGTACCGTAAATCCCTTCGGTACCGAACGACAGCGTATCAATGACCTGCACCCAATCGAAGCCACGATG from Elstera cyanobacteriorum harbors:
- a CDS encoding TRAP transporter permease gives rise to the protein MTTPSTPGAFDHQPLTEAPMADPENPAAHLKLDGLPGKIVWAAAILFALWQIYTAAFSPVSSIVVRALHVGGLLFLTFALFRFQPSKTGHAAPPLWDWALGGLALAIGFYQWVFEGDLIQRAGDPNQVDLVVGVLALILLVEGARRIMGWALPILCVVFIPYAIWGRSLPEPFLHRGFDWVQVIDTLSFGTEGIYGTPTAVSATFIFLFILFGAFLEKAGMIGLFNDVALGTVGHTKGGPAKVAVISSGLMGTINGSGVANVLTTGQFTIPLMIRFGYRPAFAGAVEATASMGGQIMPPVMGAVAFIMAERLELPYAEIALAAIIPALLYYFSAFWMVHLEAGKYGLKGLPADQRPAVWASLKRNWHLALPLAALVYMLFSGFTPLFAGVVGLSLTILLILGGASFGMVASGPMRAIAWISLGAALGALAASGALSIAATLMLGVALMVVVCAAMKGWDTLRLLLDGLADGAKSALGVGVACALVGILIGIMTLTGLATTVAGMILDLAGNNLAIALVLTMIVCLVLGTGLPTIPNYIITSSIAAPVLEKMGVPPLIAHMFCFYFGIMADLTPPVALAALAAQSIAKAGHMEIGWIATRIGAAGYVVPFMAVYAPELMLQGSNVTPLAVGYIVVKALVAIVLWGAASTGWLLGRLSVWERTAATIIALLLVAALPITDEAGFAATVAFLAWHRWRVKRQPALTVPNAA